In a single window of the Lebetimonas sp. JH292 genome:
- the ntrB gene encoding nitrate ABC transporter permease: MKKVNWVVKIILPILTFIAIIGVWDALSANIENLPGPKDVWIAAFGGNVDGEVVKGVLTDPFYINSDEDKGIFWQVLASLERVFGGFILAIIIGVPIGFMIGMSKKFYYALNPYIQILKPVSPLAWLPLFLLIFQAINPTAIATIFITSIWPIISNTVLGVQSVNKDYINVARVLKFSPIEMVYKIMLPVSVPYIFTGMRLSLGIAWIVIVAAEMLTGGTGIGFWIWDEYNNLNYPHIIIGIIIVGIVGWILDTIMGKIADFFDYRKRGRA, from the coding sequence ATGAAAAAAGTGAATTGGGTTGTAAAAATAATTTTGCCAATACTTACATTTATTGCAATAATAGGGGTTTGGGATGCCCTTTCAGCCAATATTGAGAATTTACCGGGCCCAAAAGATGTCTGGATTGCAGCATTTGGGGGAAATGTTGACGGAGAAGTTGTAAAAGGGGTTTTAACTGATCCTTTTTATATAAATTCTGATGAGGATAAGGGTATTTTTTGGCAGGTGTTAGCCTCTTTGGAAAGAGTGTTTGGAGGATTTATCCTGGCGATAATAATAGGTGTTCCAATCGGTTTTATGATTGGAATGAGTAAAAAATTTTATTATGCCCTAAATCCTTATATTCAAATATTAAAGCCGGTGTCTCCGCTTGCCTGGCTTCCACTGTTTTTATTAATTTTTCAGGCAATTAACCCAACGGCAATTGCAACAATTTTTATTACATCAATATGGCCGATTATTTCCAATACGGTTTTGGGGGTTCAGAGTGTAAATAAAGATTATATCAATGTTGCAAGAGTACTTAAATTTTCACCGATAGAAATGGTGTATAAAATTATGCTTCCTGTATCGGTACCTTATATTTTTACGGGAATGAGACTATCCCTTGGTATAGCATGGATTGTAATTGTCGCTGCCGAAATGCTAACAGGTGGAACTGGTATCGGTTTTTGGATTTGGGATGAATACAATAATCTAAATTATCCGCATATTATTATTGGAATTATCATAGTTGGGATTGTTGGATGGATATTAGATACCATCATGGGTAAAATAGCAGACTTTTTTGATTACAGAAAAAGAGGGAGAGCGTAA
- a CDS encoding CmpA/NrtA family ABC transporter substrate-binding protein, giving the protein MKLKKLLTIGLGVSVFASTLLADVEKKKVTIGFIALTDCAPIVIAKEKGFFKKEGLKVKLVKEGAGWPGIQQKVINGQYDFSHALAGMPIAATLGLMGHAHLVALLSLDYNGNAITFGNKLVKEMVKFGLDKYKRPVGSEPLKKYIDYLKQKEGKNYKPLVFGMVGPYSTHNYEIRYWMGTSGIDPDSDTKLKPFPPPTMPQNLIAGNIQGYCVGEPWNERIVMARKGSALVTNYDIWNNNPEKVLQARADFVKKYPKTTKAVMKAIIEAQMWLDESWKHRKEAAKILSKKQYVYAPVKVLEKSMTGTFQYVAGHKSEPNPMFNVFANYYAAYPFYSHGMWFITQMYRWGQLKRPVDMKKVIESVYKPKLFSEVAKEVGYKLPPSPWKVDGIDKYNKFMDGKVFDPNKAVEYIYSFKVKHPAVSENELKKVNTWEGSLKTVQPKYECPYGVAGCADPKYVTKK; this is encoded by the coding sequence ATGAAACTTAAAAAATTATTAACAATCGGACTTGGGGTGTCGGTATTCGCTTCAACACTGCTTGCAGATGTGGAAAAGAAAAAAGTAACAATTGGATTTATTGCACTAACTGACTGTGCACCAATTGTAATTGCAAAAGAGAAAGGTTTCTTTAAAAAAGAAGGACTAAAAGTTAAATTAGTAAAAGAGGGCGCAGGATGGCCTGGAATTCAGCAAAAAGTAATTAATGGACAATATGATTTTTCACATGCTCTTGCTGGTATGCCAATTGCTGCAACTCTTGGACTTATGGGACATGCCCATTTAGTTGCACTTTTAAGCTTAGATTATAATGGAAATGCTATTACTTTTGGTAATAAACTGGTAAAAGAAATGGTTAAATTTGGTCTTGATAAATATAAAAGACCGGTAGGAAGCGAACCACTTAAAAAATATATTGATTACTTAAAACAAAAAGAAGGGAAAAATTATAAACCACTTGTATTTGGTATGGTAGGACCATACTCAACTCATAATTATGAAATTAGATACTGGATGGGAACAAGCGGAATAGACCCAGACAGCGATACAAAATTAAAACCATTCCCGCCTCCAACAATGCCTCAAAACTTAATTGCAGGAAATATTCAAGGTTATTGTGTTGGTGAACCTTGGAATGAAAGAATAGTTATGGCAAGAAAAGGCAGTGCCTTAGTTACAAACTATGATATCTGGAATAACAATCCTGAAAAAGTTTTGCAAGCTAGAGCAGATTTTGTAAAAAAATATCCAAAAACTACAAAAGCTGTAATGAAAGCTATTATTGAAGCCCAAATGTGGCTTGATGAAAGTTGGAAACACAGAAAAGAAGCTGCAAAAATTTTAAGTAAAAAACAATATGTTTATGCACCTGTAAAAGTTCTTGAAAAATCAATGACAGGAACATTCCAATATGTAGCCGGGCATAAGTCAGAGCCAAATCCAATGTTTAACGTATTTGCAAATTATTATGCCGCATATCCGTTTTATTCACACGGAATGTGGTTTATAACTCAAATGTATAGATGGGGACAGTTAAAAAGACCTGTTGATATGAAAAAAGTAATTGAATCAGTTTATAAACCGAAACTGTTCTCAGAAGTTGCAAAAGAAGTTGGTTATAAACTGCCACCAAGTCCATGGAAAGTAGACGGAATTGATAAATATAATAAATTTATGGATGGAAAAGTATTTGACCCGAACAAAGCTGTTGAATATATTTACAGCTTCAAAGTAAAACATCCGGCAGTTAGTGAAAATGAGCTTAAAAAAGTAAATACTTGGGAAGGAAGCCTTAAAACAGTTCAGCCAAAATATGAATGCCCATATGGTGTAGCCGGATGTGCAGACCCTAAATATGTAACAAAAAAATAA
- the flgL gene encoding flagellar hook-associated protein FlgL: MRVTQFTMYNNFLINQQRTLSELNKTTTELSTGKKIQNMDDNPTVFVNDLKFQEKLNTFTQIKNSANFAKTFANETDTTMNDIVTTLDSFKTKLLNAANDTNDKTSREAIADELEGELNHLKDLANTSIDGKYIFSGSMFNTKPVNDELKYQGNGESVKAFLGAGVEREYNIDGKSLFLGRDNDYNKHLSLNIPQFDKMKANPQFVVRGSDGKLYIDKHIKEHNQIPDSDSVAQNIPVSADSEIRMLSGVEDNYDSATKTYSDGISYFYIKGKNPQGETINSKIALKNSEKVSTLLEKIGELYGNTQTTKKVDVSINKMGEIQIKDVNSGKLITDFYMVASDRDENSLGDVVKNGDYIASFQKSNFNSIRNLDTIKANNAYFDNRIFKFGSIFRLIDNSRDALPSDLIQNVIGSKAIRSGDGSIQTIDHLTLRGTDTNGNSVNATLNITSTTTMQDLIDKIKSNFGDVDVKIEKGKLIITDNSLTNKNDTSKFSVSIEADDSSGNKLQAFRSKDAVNFDKLFMGKNGNLIEGNKTQIIKDYKTYIKDGVIYKIENPDAQGIATDDTSLTDIMGTDEMPQTLEIRFRDKNGDFNTAKIVLQDSEDSDGHLSYFEINGSKYDIFDSQGNKTPAHDIITTYSQTDPNNCKICQKEKKVKGFTFRQLGDVISMITSGNVPANNDENSYFTALDNAKKEVKSGMENGKFYIKDLNNNPSKIDISIFDDNNNVSFQANDAITIDSAKVDFFGMLQNAINAVKNGTNYPDGNSDNPRNFGIQGAIEEIDHLSDHVRKLHAKIGAVSNEFDMSIERVDALTIHTKTLQSKNIDTDIGEATMRLNSLKTSYQALLASIAKVNDLTLLNYLR, from the coding sequence ATGAGAGTTACCCAGTTTACAATGTATAATAATTTTTTAATTAATCAGCAAAGAACATTAAGTGAGCTTAATAAAACCACTACAGAATTATCAACCGGTAAAAAAATTCAAAATATGGATGACAATCCAACTGTTTTTGTAAATGATTTAAAATTTCAGGAGAAACTTAACACATTTACCCAGATTAAAAATTCCGCCAATTTTGCCAAGACATTTGCAAACGAAACAGACACTACAATGAACGATATTGTAACAACACTCGATTCGTTTAAAACAAAACTGTTAAACGCCGCAAACGATACAAATGACAAAACAAGCCGTGAAGCAATAGCAGATGAACTTGAAGGAGAGCTTAATCATTTAAAGGATTTGGCAAACACCTCAATTGACGGAAAATATATCTTCAGCGGCAGTATGTTTAATACAAAGCCTGTTAATGACGAATTAAAATATCAGGGAAACGGCGAAAGTGTGAAGGCATTTTTGGGTGCGGGCGTCGAGAGGGAGTATAATATTGATGGAAAGAGCCTGTTTTTAGGAAGGGATAATGATTATAATAAACATTTAAGCTTAAATATTCCCCAGTTTGACAAAATGAAAGCCAATCCCCAGTTTGTAGTAAGAGGAAGTGACGGAAAACTTTATATTGACAAACATATAAAAGAGCATAATCAAATACCCGATTCTGACAGTGTTGCCCAAAATATCCCCGTTAGTGCAGATAGCGAAATTAGAATGCTAAGCGGTGTAGAGGATAATTATGATTCGGCTACAAAAACATATTCTGACGGAATAAGTTATTTTTATATAAAAGGGAAAAACCCGCAGGGTGAAACGATAAATTCAAAAATTGCATTAAAAAACAGCGAAAAGGTTTCTACACTTTTGGAAAAAATAGGGGAACTTTACGGAAATACCCAAACTACTAAAAAAGTTGATGTAAGCATCAATAAAATGGGTGAAATTCAGATAAAAGACGTAAATAGCGGAAAATTAATTACGGATTTTTATATGGTTGCAAGCGACAGGGATGAAAATTCACTTGGAGATGTTGTTAAAAACGGGGATTATATTGCCTCTTTTCAAAAAAGTAATTTTAATTCAATCAGAAATCTTGATACAATAAAAGCAAACAACGCTTATTTTGATAACAGAATTTTTAAATTTGGAAGTATTTTTAGATTGATTGATAATTCTAGAGACGCTTTACCTTCTGATTTAATTCAAAATGTAATAGGCTCAAAAGCAATTAGAAGCGGTGATGGATCTATTCAGACAATAGACCATTTGACATTAAGAGGGACAGATACAAACGGAAACAGTGTAAATGCTACTTTAAATATTACATCAACTACAACCATGCAGGATTTGATAGACAAAATAAAAAGTAATTTTGGAGATGTTGACGTAAAAATAGAAAAAGGAAAACTGATAATAACAGATAATTCTTTAACAAATAAAAATGACACCTCCAAATTTTCTGTTTCAATAGAGGCAGATGACAGCAGCGGAAACAAACTTCAGGCATTCAGAAGTAAGGACGCAGTTAATTTTGATAAGTTATTTATGGGGAAAAACGGTAATTTAATAGAAGGTAATAAAACTCAAATTATAAAAGATTATAAAACATATATAAAAGACGGGGTTATTTATAAAATTGAAAATCCTGATGCCCAAGGAATTGCTACTGATGATACAAGTTTAACGGATATTATGGGAACTGATGAAATGCCACAAACGCTTGAAATTAGGTTTAGAGATAAAAACGGAGATTTTAATACAGCAAAAATAGTTCTTCAAGACAGTGAAGACAGCGACGGGCATTTGAGTTATTTTGAGATAAACGGCAGTAAATATGATATTTTCGATTCCCAGGGCAATAAAACACCGGCACACGATATTATAACCACTTATTCACAAACCGACCCTAATAACTGTAAAATATGTCAAAAAGAAAAAAAAGTAAAAGGATTTACATTCAGGCAGCTCGGTGATGTAATTTCAATGATTACAAGCGGAAATGTTCCGGCTAATAATGATGAAAACAGTTATTTCACTGCACTTGACAATGCAAAAAAAGAAGTCAAAAGCGGTATGGAAAACGGAAAATTTTATATAAAAGATTTAAATAACAATCCTTCAAAAATTGATATTTCTATTTTTGATGATAATAACAATGTTTCTTTTCAGGCCAATGACGCAATTACAATAGATAGCGCAAAAGTGGATTTTTTCGGTATGTTGCAAAATGCAATTAATGCCGTAAAAAACGGAACTAATTATCCGGACGGAAATTCGGATAATCCCAGAAATTTTGGAATTCAGGGTGCAATTGAAGAGATTGATCATTTGAGTGATCATGTAAGAAAGCTTCATGCAAAAATAGGTGCTGTAAGCAATGAATTTGATATGAGTATCGAAAGAGTCGATGCATTAACGATTCATACTAAAACGCTTCAATCAAAAAATATAGATACCGACATAGGGGAAGCCACAATGAGGCTAAATTCACTGAAAACTTCATATCAGGCACTTTTGGCTTCTATCGCAAAAGTAAATGATTTGACGCTTCTTAATTATTTAAGGTAA
- a CDS encoding molybdopterin oxidoreductase family protein, with product MKFKSVCSYCGVGCGFEIKNRIKPLKDYPANRGLICKKGSLEDKVVNNRILKPLFRKNKNEEFKEISYEEAIKIITDKIKASTPEKIGFYLSGQLLNEDYYIANKLGKGFINTANVDTNSRTCMASAVVGYKKTIGSDYVPLTMEDAINSDLYIVAGGNIAEAHVVFFNRIKRAKKNGLKVVVIDPRFTKTAKIADLYIDINVGGDIYLFLALAKKFLDEGMVDFEFLKEKVNFNDEYFEELKKVDIDKYLKLAGVSKDKFEKLAEMWRENENIVGSWTMGLNQSSEGVEKNIAFINLFILTGKMFKDLNGPLSLTGQPNAMGGREVGGLATTLAVHLDYTPENVKKVEEFWKTENIPNKPGLTADEMVKKGKLKVLIVAHTDPVYHLPNRSETEKAFSEIDLVVELNAYKGSETSKFANLIIPVAPWGEKEGTQTNLDRLITLQMPFRKKQTKQDWEVFANIAKALGFSGFDFNSGKEVFNEYKEMTRLSPDMNVYECDYEKLKEKPFRWGENLKEALTPNKKANLLWVEKQNRSLKPDSKYPFLLITTRHENHWHSMTKTGQVIKDEVEFVEINEEDMKDLGIAEGDLVNIESKFGKVTLKVKKSKIKKGVVAILMHYRKVNFLTNPILDPVSKEPDYNHTPVNIRKI from the coding sequence ATGAAATTTAAAAGTGTTTGCAGTTATTGTGGCGTTGGATGCGGATTTGAGATTAAAAACAGAATAAAACCTCTAAAAGATTATCCTGCAAATAGAGGGCTTATATGCAAAAAAGGAAGTCTTGAAGATAAAGTTGTAAATAATAGAATCTTAAAACCACTATTTCGTAAAAATAAAAATGAAGAGTTTAAAGAAATAAGCTATGAAGAAGCAATAAAAATCATTACAGATAAAATAAAAGCTTCAACTCCTGAGAAAATCGGATTTTATCTCTCAGGCCAGCTTTTAAATGAAGATTATTATATAGCAAACAAACTTGGTAAAGGATTTATAAATACAGCAAATGTTGATACTAATTCAAGAACATGTATGGCAAGCGCTGTTGTAGGATATAAAAAAACAATAGGAAGCGATTATGTGCCTTTAACTATGGAAGATGCTATTAATTCAGATTTATATATTGTAGCCGGAGGCAATATTGCAGAAGCGCATGTTGTATTTTTCAATAGAATTAAAAGAGCTAAAAAAAATGGATTAAAAGTAGTAGTAATTGATCCAAGATTTACAAAAACGGCAAAAATAGCTGATTTGTATATTGATATAAATGTGGGTGGGGATATTTATCTATTTTTAGCTCTTGCTAAAAAGTTTTTAGATGAAGGAATGGTTGATTTTGAGTTTTTAAAAGAAAAAGTTAATTTTAATGATGAATATTTTGAAGAACTAAAAAAAGTAGATATTGATAAATATTTAAAACTTGCCGGGGTTAGCAAAGATAAGTTTGAAAAATTAGCTGAGATGTGGAGAGAAAATGAAAATATTGTCGGAAGCTGGACAATGGGGCTTAATCAAAGCAGCGAGGGGGTTGAAAAAAATATTGCTTTTATAAATCTTTTTATATTAACAGGTAAAATGTTTAAAGATTTAAACGGTCCTTTATCTCTAACCGGTCAGCCTAATGCTATGGGAGGAAGAGAAGTCGGGGGACTTGCTACAACCTTAGCTGTTCATTTAGATTATACTCCTGAGAATGTAAAAAAAGTAGAAGAATTTTGGAAAACTGAAAATATTCCAAATAAACCTGGTCTAACTGCTGATGAAATGGTAAAAAAAGGCAAATTAAAAGTCTTAATTGTAGCTCATACAGACCCTGTGTATCACTTGCCAAATAGAAGCGAAACTGAGAAAGCTTTTAGTGAAATTGATTTAGTAGTTGAACTAAATGCATATAAAGGAAGTGAAACGAGCAAATTTGCTAATTTGATAATTCCGGTTGCTCCTTGGGGAGAAAAGGAAGGTACTCAGACTAATTTGGATAGATTAATTACTTTGCAAATGCCTTTTAGAAAAAAACAGACAAAACAGGACTGGGAAGTTTTTGCTAATATAGCAAAAGCTCTTGGATTTAGCGGATTTGATTTTAATTCAGGTAAAGAAGTGTTTAACGAGTATAAAGAGATGACAAGACTAAGCCCTGATATGAACGTTTATGAGTGTGATTATGAAAAATTAAAAGAAAAGCCTTTTAGATGGGGAGAAAATTTAAAAGAAGCTTTAACACCTAATAAAAAAGCAAATCTTTTATGGGTTGAAAAACAAAACAGAAGCTTAAAACCTGATAGTAAATATCCGTTTTTACTAATTACTACACGCCATGAAAACCACTGGCATAGTATGACAAAAACAGGACAGGTTATAAAAGATGAAGTTGAATTTGTAGAAATTAATGAAGAGGATATGAAAGATTTAGGAATTGCAGAAGGTGATTTAGTTAATATTGAATCTAAATTTGGAAAAGTTACATTGAAAGTCAAAAAAAGTAAAATAAAAAAAGGAGTTGTGGCAATTCTAATGCATTATAGAAAAGTTAATTTCCTAACTAACCCTATTTTAGATCCGGTCAGTAAAGAGCCGGACTACAACCATACTCCTGTAAATATAAGAAAAATTTAA
- a CDS encoding ABC transporter ATP-binding protein, whose protein sequence is MSIENYLILENIEKRFPIPGKEDYVAITDINLTIKKNEIVSIIGHSGCGKSTLLNVISQLEPQTKGNVILENKEIKGPGPDRAVVFQNHSLLPWLSVYKNIEMAVKKVMPDLSKNELKERVEKFIDMVHLTQAKDKYPDEISGGMKQRVGIARAIAVRPKVLLMDEPFGALDSLTRANLQDHLMRIQQNVKNTVIIITHDVDEAVLLSDRVVMMTNGPAATIGEILEVNLPRPRDRVALQEDPEYIRCREAILEFLYQKFAKEDE, encoded by the coding sequence ATGAGTATTGAAAATTATTTAATTTTAGAAAATATTGAAAAAAGATTTCCTATTCCGGGAAAAGAAGATTATGTGGCCATAACTGATATAAACTTAACTATCAAAAAAAATGAAATAGTCTCAATCATTGGGCACAGCGGCTGTGGTAAATCAACATTGCTTAATGTAATTTCACAGCTTGAGCCTCAGACAAAAGGTAATGTAATTTTAGAAAACAAAGAAATAAAAGGCCCGGGACCTGACAGGGCGGTGGTTTTTCAAAACCATTCTCTTCTTCCTTGGCTTAGTGTTTATAAAAATATTGAAATGGCGGTAAAAAAAGTAATGCCTGATTTATCAAAAAATGAATTAAAAGAAAGAGTGGAAAAATTTATTGACATGGTACATTTAACTCAGGCAAAAGACAAATATCCCGATGAAATTTCAGGCGGTATGAAACAAAGGGTCGGTATTGCAAGAGCAATTGCAGTAAGACCGAAAGTATTGCTTATGGATGAGCCTTTTGGTGCACTTGATTCATTAACAAGAGCAAATTTACAAGATCATTTAATGAGAATTCAGCAAAACGTTAAAAATACAGTTATTATCATTACACACGATGTTGATGAAGCTGTACTTTTAAGTGACAGGGTTGTTATGATGACAAACGGACCTGCTGCCACTATTGGTGAAATCCTTGAAGTAAATCTCCCTCGCCCAAGAGACAGGGTTGCTCTTCAGGAAGACCCTGAATATATCAGATGCAGAGAAGCCATACTCGAATTCTTATATCAAAAATTTGCAAAAGAAGACGAATAA
- the cobA gene encoding uroporphyrinogen-III C-methyltransferase: MLINLKIKKALIIGAGKVAKQKADVLNKCGVEFEIIAKEKIDNFPYDVTLKEFEISDLNGYDVVIDATGNENVTKLLLENKNFLLNVVDKPEFCDFYFGSIAKKGDLEVCVSSNGKSPRLTQVIRDRIERILPDSFELDRKKDYETIKKETSKVFLIGCGSGDTDLLTIRAYNTLKTLDVALYDHLINPEILDLLPENCEKIYVGKEKGKHSRKQEEINALILKYAKEGKIVGRLKSGHPFIYGRGAEELEAITKEGINVEVVEGLSSAISAPTFAGIPLTIRGKKDTVLIVSAHLRDKRINLDWIEELKKENLRIVVLMGLSRARHIQKKALEIGIDPLKKVAIINSLKKQVIKTTLENFAKKAKEMEKPAVIVF, from the coding sequence ATGCTTATCAATTTAAAAATTAAAAAAGCTTTAATTATAGGTGCAGGAAAAGTTGCTAAACAAAAGGCTGATGTTTTAAATAAATGTGGAGTTGAATTTGAAATTATAGCAAAAGAAAAAATAGATAATTTTCCTTATGATGTAACCTTAAAAGAATTTGAAATAAGCGATTTAAATGGATATGATGTAGTAATTGATGCAACTGGTAATGAGAATGTAACAAAACTTTTACTTGAAAATAAGAATTTTTTATTAAATGTGGTTGATAAGCCGGAATTTTGTGATTTTTATTTTGGAAGCATTGCTAAAAAAGGTGATTTAGAAGTTTGTGTAAGTAGTAATGGAAAAAGTCCGAGACTGACTCAGGTAATAAGAGACAGAATTGAGAGGATTTTGCCTGATAGTTTTGAGTTAGATAGAAAAAAAGATTACGAAACAATAAAAAAAGAGACTTCAAAAGTATTTTTAATAGGATGCGGAAGCGGTGATACAGATTTGCTTACAATTAGAGCCTATAATACATTAAAAACACTTGATGTAGCATTATATGACCATTTAATAAATCCTGAAATTTTAGATTTATTACCAGAAAATTGCGAAAAAATTTATGTAGGAAAAGAGAAAGGAAAACATTCAAGAAAACAAGAAGAAATAAACGCTCTTATTTTAAAATACGCTAAAGAAGGAAAAATTGTCGGCAGATTAAAATCTGGACATCCATTTATTTACGGAAGAGGTGCTGAGGAATTAGAAGCTATTACCAAAGAAGGTATAAATGTTGAAGTTGTTGAGGGACTTAGCAGTGCAATATCAGCTCCTACTTTTGCTGGAATTCCGCTAACAATCAGAGGAAAAAAAGATACTGTTTTAATAGTATCAGCTCATTTAAGAGACAAAAGAATAAATCTTGACTGGATTGAAGAGCTTAAAAAAGAAAATTTAAGAATAGTAGTTTTAATGGGACTAAGCCGTGCAAGACATATACAAAAAAAAGCACTTGAAATAGGAATAGACCCGTTAAAAAAAGTTGCAATAATAAATTCGCTTAAAAAACAGGTTATAAAGACAACCCTTGAAAATTTTGCTAAAAAAGCTAAAGAAATGGAAAAACCGGCCGTTATTGTATTCTAA